The window tcttttcaattatgttttatattttttttcaataaataaataattatatatatatatattaataattatattatttatatgtaaccatctatttaaaaattaattcgtaatatatttaaataaaaataaattaatctatttaattatttgtctctCATttgtattaacatatttttctttcactatatttattaaattgatctttaataatttttaatatattattattttaactatttttctttctttatttattttttaaaaataaattatatatatatatatatcaataattctattttattaattattttataatatataattatatataaaataaaaatatattttaatctaaatatctacataatttattaaaaaataataatttttatatattctccctacatatctattatttatatacttattatttttatttaataaaatgattaaatatatatgcatgcataaaattataaattaaactccacagtaaaaaataattcaatggTTAAGTGATTAACATTTAAAACTCGAGATTAGAGTTTGAGTCTCATTTGGTGCAAATTTTAGagtttatatgataaaaattaaaattataacgATGTTGATATATGTGGGTGTGAGTTTGAGGGCGATGTTAATAATGAGAATTTGAATTAGAGGGGGTTGAGGAAATGATGGTGTGAATTTGAGGATGAAGGCCTTGAAGGATAAGATATGATGAAATATATGAATTCAAATTAGAGGAATTGAGAGGGAAATGGTGAtcattaataatgaaaaatcttttaaggataagataaaatatgatGAAACATGTTAATTTCAATTAAGAAGATTGATGGGAAAATGGTGAACGTTAATATTGAAATCTTTGAAGGATAAGATAAGATatgatgaaatatgtgaattCGAATTAGAGGAATTGAGAGGGAAATGGTGAtcgttaataatataaaatctttgaaggataagataagataagatatgATGAAATATATGAATTTCAATTATGGAGATTGATGGGGACATGGTGACCATTAATAATGGAATCTTTGAAGATAATATAAGatatgataaaatatgtgaatttcAATTAGAGAGATTGATGGAATGGTGGTTCGAAAGCTTTGAAGGATAAGATACgataaaatatgtgaattcAAATATAGATGGATTGAGGAAAGTGATAAGATAGGATTGAGGAAAATGATAAGATATGATAAATTATGTTGATTGAAGGAACGATGGAATTTGAGGGTGGTGTTAATAATGAGAATTCGAATTAGAGGGATTGAAGGAATATTGGTGCGAATTTGAGGATGAAATCCTTGAAAGCCTTGAATGATATAAGATatgatgaaatatgtgaattCGAATTAGAATAATTGAAAGGGAAATGGTGATCATTAATAATGGAATATTTGAAGGATAGTATAAGATatgatgaaatatgtgaatttCAATTAGAGAGATTATGGAGAAATTATTATCGTTAATAATTGAATATTCGAAGGATGAGATAAGATAAGATATGATGAAATTTGTGAATTTCAATTAGAGAGATTAATGAAATGGTGGTGCGAATTTGAGGATGAAATAatggttatttaaaatatttaaaggataATATATGATGGGATAAGATACGATCAAATAtgtgaatttgaattagatgGATCGATGAAAATGATAAGATATAATGAAATATGTGAATTCAAATTAGGTGAATTGAGAGAAATGTGGAATTTGAGGATAAAAGAATGGTATTCAAATATCATTAATAATGAAAATCCTTGAAGATAAGATATTTGTATGGTAAAGTTTCTTaaatttaagtatattttataatcttttaatatatcattttatgtatattttagtattaatttaAGACAtgtgtattatttaaaaagatcaattaAAAGATTTGACAAGAAAATTATTAACACATTCACAatgaagtaaaataaatatttaccaattttaaattttgacattttaacttGTCCAATAGAACAACGAGAAAATGATAAACACATTCAAAATGaagtaaaataaatgtttattaatttaaaattttgacattttaaattgTCCAATcgaacaaatataaatttaatttgactattttttaatgtttattttgctattatgttttgatttttattttgttatcattttttttattattaattttaaatggttaattagaatattaaaaaattaatattataaattcatccaaaattggataaaatatttatttatgtactataattattcaattatatgatttgtttttatattttattatcaaattttaacctatggtatttgttaatttaattaaatagttattaatttttttttaaacatgtgatcttgattattaatattaaatcgttttttttaaatacatcaatattgtttcgtaatttatttaattaattattgttatcaCAATATAACAATGCAAgtgtaatataattatactaatcAAAAGATTGATTTAGATTTAAATGAACATAAGTTGCTTATACATACAAACAAATGTTTGACACCATCTTTGGAATTGGGATCCTCTACTCTCAATTTGTCGTGCTCTCATGTTTTCTTTCACAGAGGATGAACAATAtcgtaataattattttattttttttacgataGTTTATTTTCCCTGTGAGAAGAACATGAAAAATTGGGAGTAAAGGATCTGCCTGTCATCTTTGACATATTACTATAAGTTCGAAAATAGTCAATTTTGTGACTTTTGaatgatgttcatgttttggaCTTTGATTTGAAAGGATGAGAAAGCAATTTATAGGCTACTCTCAACATATAAGTTATTAgactaaataattaatattataatttgagcTCAATTGAACCATAAATTGAACCATATTTTGCTATAAGAACTCAAATTTTCCTAAAGATCCTTAACTTAGTGTATTTGTACTCTGAAGAGAAAATTGAGATTAtcaataagttaaaaaatatgtaataaaatctttaattgaaacttaaattattattgtctCTCAATCTCTTTgattgaatattaaattatcataaatgtGTAAAATGATGCAAAAACTTGAAAGATATGAAAATTATACTTTGATGAAGATAATAATTGGTAAGCaaataaaattgatgaagagtttatttaaaatggtaatttttttaatatattattatatatataattaagttcgATTTACAATTAGAAATACTTAAGTTGAAAGGGATCTCATgataatatgatttatttaaattatttatattaaatatatataagtcatttaatatatatatataattaaaaaataataataataacaagtaaataatattgtaaacaAAAGTTATACTTAggcaattaattttattcatttatttatttgaataaataatgatgttttttcaatttataaatataaattcactttgaaaatctaaaatcgtaaattaaaattatttataacctcgtaaaattataaaatttaattacatattaatcccatctaataaaattttcaaacaaagacggaaaatattacatatttataaaattttgatgtgctatcatttttataaatatatagttctgagtgttagattaattaattattattttggtcTAAAAACCTAACTAAAATGtatagaaaatgaaataaagtaacaaaattattattattttattataatgtgcTACATAAAAATTACAATGAGAATATATTGTTCTaaactttaatataaaagaaaggaaatgatgaaaaattaggaatttacaTTTTTAGTTAGATATATtgttatatcatttttttttgcaatttttttatctttctttctatataagtaaataaaataattaaaattaaaaaaaaagttggttATAGATATTAGTTAGCTAGCTCTCTTCATCATTTTCTTATTCAAATTCTCATTCTACCTACGACTGCATCATTATATTGCTGATATTTGTCTCCATTTTCGCCTCAATAAAAAGATACCTGAATCAGATTTCGttagtatttttaaaatcaaaagattttaaaatttaaagtgatatttgaataaacttaacaattttgtatataaaatagaatttgagtaaaaaaaaaaaaattaaaaaacttttaCAACACACAAGTTTACATAATAATGTCAACTTAAGGTTATAGTAATAAAAATGGAAGAGTTGTATCttcaaaattatatgtttttgcCGTGCTTAGGCGCGAAATCTCTTGACACGGTTTTATATGCTTAGGCGCGAAGTCTCTTGACACGGTCTTATAGTGTTGGGCTAGATACTCATCTATAACTAAACGTTAactatttgataaattttaaataagctAAATCAAACTAGTCCTTAtcattaatgtgttttttttataaaaaatttgagttatttgaaaaataatgatagttaccttgagaaagtaaaaatatttttgaataaataaacttaaaatatattaatatataatcataaaataaaatattttgttatgtaaatgaaataaaattgatctctcattaaattaaaatatcactcattaaataattgaaaaaaaataaaagattgaaaattaaaaaaggaattgaaataatttgaaatattgataattaaaataacgtTAGAGTTAGAACGTATGGGCCGAAAGCACAAGGATATGTgacatgtcaaataatttaACGTCCCGCCTAAACCCTCCGATTGCTTTGTTCATTTACATCTTTACCCGTACGCTCTATATTTATTCTCCTTATTGcttcatcaaaataaaaatatctcaaatacCCTAACCCTAGCTCTTCTCTCTCAACTTATTCATCCACAAAAGgtaccttttttttttagatctgtttatgttttttgttcAATTTGTATTCTCTTCTTGTTTCTGATTAAGCGATAATAATACTGTAGGATTCATTATGAAAGGAGGTAAATCGAAAGCAGAGTCTAAGAAGGCTGATGCAAAGTATGTTTTTTATGggttttttttttcctcttatCTTCGTAATTGGTTGTTGAGATCtgggttttatttattattaagatcTTGTTCCATGATAACAGGCTTGCTGTGAAGAAAGCGCCCGCTAAGGGTGCTGGAAAATCTGCTAAGGCAGCAAAGGACCCTAACAAACCCAAGAGGCCTCCTAGCGCTTTCTTTGTCTTTATGTATGTTAAATTTCATGTTTTTACTCAGATTTTGATGCTGCTTGAAATAGTTTGTTTAAAGATCTGATCttgaatacatattagatatggGTTTTTACTcagattttgtttttgattatTGTAGGGAACAATTCAGAGTAGACTATAAAGAAAAGCACCCAAAGAACAAATCTGTGTCTGTTGTAAGTTATTTGACTTTATATAATTGATACAATTTTCAGATGCAATTTGTTTAGGCTTGTTTTTGAATGCTTCACTTGGGTTGTTGTAGGTTGGGAAAGCTGCTGGAGAGAAGTGGAAGTCATTGTctgatgctgtaagttctgtTTTGTTCTTATGATGTGCAGTGTTATTAGACAATTCTTAACttgaaaatgacatttttgTTACGGTTTTGAAACATTTAGGAGAAAGTTCCTTATGTTGAGAAAGCAGAAAAGCGCAAGAGGGATTACGAGAAGCTAATGGATGCCTACAACAAGAAATTGGTGAATACCAGattagtttgtttgtttgttttgttttgtaaaCAGAATCTAGGTTTATACTAACATATTTGATTAATCAAATTTCAGGCTGGAGAAGTCcctgatgaagaagaggaatcTGACAAGTCAAAGTCTGAAGTCAATGAtgaggatgaagatgatgatgggtCTGATgaggtttgtttgtttgttctgATTGGTTATTGGTTTGGATATGATTGGATTGGGTGCTTATTTTCCTTTggaatatgtttttttctttctgaaCAGGAGGAAGATGATGACTAGGAATGATGGAATTCAATTGTGACAGAGATAGCTGCTGTTCACTCTATGTTTGggtctttttttttaattgtttaatagTACATTTTAACTAGTTCATTTTCTATCATATCTGTTTCCATTAGAAGGATAAAAGAGTAGATAATCAGGTTATCTTTTGTATGGCAACATATTTACATAACTATCTATCTATCAATCTATCTTTAAGTTAATtcagttattattattattgctgCTGTGTGGTGTctatagttaattacttatccTATTCATCATTCAACCTGTTTTTCTATTACATTGTTGTATCTTCTATAGCCTTTGATTCCTGCTTCATTTTAAGCTGAATTTGAAACATTTTCTTCAAGATGGTCCCTAGTAGTATACTGAAATTATATTGACCAATTAGTATCAATATTGAAATTGTACTGACCAAGTAGTACTAATGTTGGATGTTATATCAAATAATAGTATATTGTGCACTAACAGTAATTTGTAAGTGTTCATAGAACATCCTTAGAGGTTGAATGTCCAATCTTCTTAATGATTGGGTTTTTGCATCATGATGTGAAAATGAAGTATCATACATATTCTTTTGATAGAGTATTAGGTAAAATCTGATCTGATTTGAGTTGATATTATTGAGGTAAAACCTGAGATCTGAGTTAATGTTATTGAGGTGAATTCTGATATGTTTTTATAGATAGggtaatattttttgtttgttatataTGATAGAATATGTCTATAAATGTCATTATGGACAAAGATGATAATTCTTGCTGGAAGTATAATGGAATGGGATGAAAACTTGTTGAATTCTGAGAATTTTTTGTCCTGTATTTGAAGCAGTTTTTGTACTTGATTTTAGCATTTTTGTGCTGAATTTTGAGCAGTTTTTGTGTTATTTAAGATTTGAGcaatttatgtaaaattatgtttttattattttcataaattttcaacaattaAAACTGATGTTATATATCGATCAAACTATGCTCCACTTCCAATTTAGGGTTTGTTCAATTGAACTTATTCCAACATTATTTCACTTTCTTtctatcaattaaattatttaatttattcacttaaatattaaaatatattctattttatattattattttattattatatattaatatcctataaatcttttatcaaaataaaattttcgcctcttcaaaatcatcactcataattagtttttaaataattcaggtTATAACTAAAACCACTGATCtcctaaataaatttaattcaaatttttgattttagttaaaatagaataatagaATATGCTAAATAAATGTATCATGACATGTTacaacacatattttttttcatttattggattatgtaaaaaatttttaatatacttattttgtttagtTCTAGGATAAAattttttagatatattttttacatataatatttttataaattagttagtgaTAAGAATTGTGTTTACAAGTTATAAGTTTGATTattgaaatttgtttaataCGATGATCTTTAGTTAAAATTTCGGATTTGAAAACAAATATGTAAGGACCTCTTCCGGCTCCCGCAatcaaagataaaataaatataaaattcatttattgagatcaaattgaattacaaaatatttactgttattaaatttctaaaaatatattatattttaattttattcgattaaattaaagtatgaccaaaaatattagtttatgtaaatttaaatatgtttaatttgtataaacTGATAAGTTACAACTATAAATTGAACTAAAACGATGTTTAacaatcaatttttattatcaaaatagtTAGATGGATGTTTTCTAAAAATtgtcaaagaaaataaaaaagttaaaatttttatttaatcaagaGAATACTTCTCTCAAAACTTGAGGGGTgcactaaattttttttttccaaataattatgtttatatactattaaaaatataataaatttatattattttaaacaaaaacatacCTAATTTAGTTAGTTAAACATGTCAATACATTCAATGATTTTGAAttctattcttttttatttatcttattttatttgtcGGGTTCTAAGCAACCGCCTAGCTGACCTTACCTTAAGGCCGACCCAAcatatatcacttaatttattaccaaaattattctttattttttaaaaataaaatataaacaaacatcACTACCTCAAATAACCAccaatatgattttttaaataacccaaaacaAGATTtagtttgatattaatttttttttttttgaattttaccaactaccaaaattaatatattcccTATCAAATTGCAATCTCATTTACTTGAGGGTATAATAGtcaataaactttaaaaaactagttttagaaaaacttaaataaaataaacattttaccAAAAACCTAGataaaatccaaaataaaaaaactctagAAGAGAAgttgttaaaaaaaagaaaagaaaagaaaggagCATTGATTTCGACAAGTTCATTATGGCTATGGAAATGCGACCGAGATTAATGAGATCGAGACTGCAAGGTGAAAGGGGAAGGATCAACTTTCAGAGGATTGCCCAACACCATGTCAACAACCATTTCAGCTGTCCCTAGGGCctaatataaataacataaaacaCCAAATTAATAATTACCCACTTATTTTCGAAATAACCATAtaccatttcatttcattttgcaattattattattaagaaaagaAAGATTACCAAAGAAAGGCCTTCTCCTTCATGTCCAGCAGCTACAAATGCATTTGGCAAGCCAGGGATCTGCCCAATCATTGGCTTCCCATCAGGCACTGCACAAAGTAGAATGTTAGTTCAATGAATGGCCCTTACTCCTTAAAAACATAAACTCTCAAGTTCAAGTTCAAACTCTTACTGTAAGGCCTTAGTCCAACCCTCACTTCTCTGCTATTCCGCAAATTTTCAACATTTATCTTTCTTAATGTCGGGAAGAACTCTCCTGCCCTCTCCCATATGCTATTAAGAATACCCTCATCCATTTCCATGTCGAATCCCAGAAACTGCCGGCTGCTGCCTGAAAATAGATACATCTTTGTGATGAAAATAGTTACAGCTACTAAACATAGAACTAAGATGTTATGTGGAGGAGGAAGGAGGTTACCGAGAATAAGGTTTCCAGATGTGTCCATTGTGGCCGTCATAGATATAGATGTTTGCACAGGATCCGATACTGAGCCCAAACCTGCATCTTTATGAGCAACGTAACCCGCCTCCATAATGCCATGGTTTAATTTGAGGGAATTGAAATTCTCTAGCACAAGAAGATGACCCTAACATGGAAAATGTATTCACATGTTATGAACAAAACATTATAATAGTTATCGTAATCTCATACTTTGCCAAGACTCATTGCTAAAAGATCAATTTAGCAGACATAAATGAACTTACCATGAACCCTCACCTTTCGAGGCTTTACAGGTACATCTAGCATAACATTGAAGTCCTGCATAAGGTTGTGCATCAATTTCCCACTCCAACAACCAGCAGCAATAACAACAGCCTTCTTACAACCCAAAGAGTTCTTCTCAGTCAGCACACCATCAACCTCGCCAACATAATCTGACCTGATAACAGAagaacaattttatcaattattttaaaactgattCGAGttcagaaaaaataataataacagatCCAACCTTAATAACTTTGTCACTGGTTCATTATAGAATTCTGCATATCTGCCTTCTGGCGCATACTGTCTATTAACCTGTGAAACAAATGTATCAATTGGTAGaagtaaaataaatgtaaaggGAAAAGACTCATCGTTCTAGTAAGAAAATTCCTTAATGGAAGAAATAATGCTGGAAGACCTTCTCAAGATAAGCCACAGCACGTCGAGCATCTAGTTGATAATCATCAGGTACGAATGCGGCTCCAACATTCTCACTGACCAGCAATGAAGGTTCTTTGGAATGCAGTTCACTACCCGAAACAAATTCTGCACTTATTCCAGCAGCAGAGAGTTCATCCGCCCTTCTCTTTAGCATTTCAGATTCTTTGGTTGTTCTGCCAACCAGCAAGCTACCTGCAATGACTAATCATTATGTCTCTGTTTGGATATTATAAACTCTCCTAATTAAGTTCCCTTCTTTGACCAAACATTAACCGTTTTCGAAACAAACAACTGCATTCAATTAACAAGGGTAAGTAGAAGAGAACTCAGAGGGCAAAAAGACGACAGTATTAGAGAACAATTAACTATATGAAAGTGGTGCTTAAATGATAACTACATTacagaaaaagaaaaagcaATACCAGTCTTCTTCCAACCAAGTAGATCTGAAGGGTTCATTCCTTTGTCTTGTGTTTCTCGTGCAAGTGTTTCCCATAAACTACGGCTTCTCATGGCAAGTTCCCATTTCTCATTCTCAGGTGTTTTATGAACCATCCACAAGTATCCCTGCCCTACAAACCCCatcaaaagaaatgaaaatcCCTAAACATCTTTAAAGTAACTCCCTAAACATGCAAATCATCTTAATCACTTCTTAATTACTCCAGATTTCATAGACTTTCTTTAACCCACTTTAAGTGATCTAACATAATAGTATAGTGGATCTAGATGCAGAAATtcttgaaaaaataaacaaagaaatGGATGCACTATCAGGTAGTCTATACATGAGTTAGGGGATCAAATCTTACCAGCACCAGTGGCGCCAGTGCCAGAGCATGGAACGGAAGCGTCAACGACTGCAACGGAGAGGTTTGATTCGAGCAGAAACTGGCGGGCTATTGTCAGACCGATTATTCCTGCTCCAACTACAACGACGTCGAAGGAGTGTAGAGCGTTGATGCTGCTGCTGGATACGCGAGAGGATTCAAATCTAGATTGATTAGTTTTAGCTGACAAAGATTGGATCAAAGCTCCGTTTCTGAAGAAGCTTGATCTGGAGAAATTAAGAGGCGGTAATGTTTTCGGGAGTGAGCAAGGTAGAGGTTTTGCTTTAGTGTTTAGCTTCGGAGTAACATTCAGAGTGATGGCAGCCATTGTTTCCGGTAAGAGAAAGTCGCCGGAGCTATCGGTGCAATTCGAGAAACCCTTGTAAAACCTCACGACGACGGAGTTCCGACAACTCCGGGAATCGGACGACTAAAATAAACGAACACACAGGTTCcgacaaaatttaaaaaaaatgtagggataattcttattcttatccttgaactttttataaatactcaaattattctttaaaatatatattatttattttattctaatactaataaataaatttgaaataaattaatatatattttaaatttaaatagtgcTACTttctactttttatttatttatttatttaatatttatattttaatgtt is drawn from Impatiens glandulifera chromosome 3, dImpGla2.1, whole genome shotgun sequence and contains these coding sequences:
- the LOC124931282 gene encoding high mobility group B protein 3-like, which produces MKGGKSKAESKKADAKLAVKKAPAKGAGKSAKAAKDPNKPKRPPSAFFVFMEQFRVDYKEKHPKNKSVSVVGKAAGEKWKSLSDAEKVPYVEKAEKRKRDYEKLMDAYNKKLAGEVPDEEEESDKSKSEVNDEDEDDDGSDEEEDDD
- the LOC124930672 gene encoding glycine oxidase; its protein translation is MAAITLNVTPKLNTKAKPLPCSLPKTLPPLNFSRSSFFRNGALIQSLSAKTNQSRFESSRVSSSSINALHSFDVVVVGAGIIGLTIARQFLLESNLSVAVVDASVPCSGTGATGAGQGYLWMVHKTPENEKWELAMRSRSLWETLARETQDKGMNPSDLLGWKKTGSLLVGRTTKESEMLKRRADELSAAGISAEFVSGSELHSKEPSLLVSENVGAAFVPDDYQLDARRAVAYLEKVNRQYAPEGRYAEFYNEPVTKLLRSDYVGEVDGVLTEKNSLGCKKAVVIAAGCWSGKLMHNLMQDFNVMLDVPVKPRKGHLLVLENFNSLKLNHGIMEAGYVAHKDAGLGSVSDPVQTSISMTATMDTSGNLILGSSRQFLGFDMEMDEGILNSIWERAGEFFPTLRKINVENLRNSREVRVGLRPYMPDGKPMIGQIPGLPNAFVAAGHEGEGLSLALGTAEMVVDMVLGNPLKVDPSPFTLQSRSH